From the genome of Patescibacteria group bacterium:
AGTAATGATTATGGCTATTTTTGCTTTGTCTGCCGGAGCGCTAATGATTTTATTCAGAATAATAGCTATTTGGTTTTTAATAACAATCGTTCCATTGGCTTTTATATGTTATGCATTACCTGGACTTCAAGAAAATTGGAAAAAATGGTGGACAAAATTCTTGCATTGGTGCATATTCGCCCCTGCGTATACATTTTTTATCTGGATAGCAATACAAATAGCTACTACTCAGGCAAACAAAAAAATAGGCATGATTGCCAGCCAATATGCTATTACGGGAAATTATAAAGTAACTGCAAATGCTTTTCAGAGTAATCCTGGAGGAGAATTAATCAGTTTCTTTATTATTATTGGTTTTCTTGTTGGAAGTATAGTAGTGGCGCAAGCACTTGGTATCCATGGCGCAAATGCGGTTATGAAAATAGCCACAGATACCAAAAAAGGAGTAGCCGGATGGATGGGGCGACAAGCTATGCGACCAACAAAAGGTCTCGGCAGACTTGCAGGCGCCGGCGCTTTAACGGCAGGAGGAGCATTGTTTGGCGGAAAACTTGGCAGAAGAATGCGAGCTAGAGCTACCGAAATGAGAATGAGACCTGAAAAGGATCCTCGAAACGTAGCATATGAAAGATTAATTTCTACTATGTCAGACGGGGATGTAATGAAAGAATCAATGGTCAAAGGTATAACCCCAGGACAAAAAATCAGAAAATTAATAGCTACTCGCAATGCAGCCAGAAGAGGATTATTAAGAGATGCCACTACAAATGAAGCCGGGGAAGCAATGAAAACATTTAAGGGTTTCAATGATTTTGAAGCTTATCAAAAACTAAAAGAAACAAGACTTGATGCCATAGAAAATAATACAGAACGAGATAATACAACCCAGAAAGTGGTTCAAGAAGGAAACATCAATAAAATTCCAGCCATTGCTCTTAAAGACGAACGCGTTGTTGCCGCCCTAGGAAGATTTGCATCGGCTGTTCAAATAGAATCATTAAGAAATGCCTCTCCTCAACACGCAACAAACTTAAAAACATCGCTAGATACTTTAACTACTGTCGGAAACGCAATTTTATCTGGTATGAGCGCTTTGGACCAAGAAAAAATCCATCATTCTTATGCCTCTCAAACCGGTGATATAGATCGTATGTCTTCTGCGCAACTAGTGAATTGGGCAAAGAAATCTGGTGCCGATGGGATTAAAAGAATTAGTTCAGCTAGTTCATCTGCCAACTTAGAAATTTTGGCAAATAATATGCCTACCAACCAACTTGCCAATATCGTTGAAAAAATGCAAGATAATGTAGCGGCTAAAAATATGGTAAGATATCTTTCTACCGCAACAAGCCCAATTGCTGCTGCCAATAAATTCGCTGTTAATAATAATCCCTATCTTAAAACTCTTATCTAAACTAAAACTAAATTATGCCGGATTATACTAATGAATTTAGAAAAAAGGTTAGTCAATTACCTCCAGAAATAAAAGAGGTTATGCTTTCCGATAAAACAACAAGTTTAATATCTGAAATTAATAATAAATACAAACTAAACGCGAAACAAAGCGATAAACTTCCCATCCTTATTGGAAAAATTTTCATTAAAGAAATTTCTTTCGGAGATTTTATCAACTTATTAAAAACCCAACTAAACATTGACTCTGAAATCGCAAAATTAATAACCATTGATATTGCTAAAAATATTTTTATTCCGATAAAAAGATACTTTCCAGGAATAGAATCTTTAACGCCAAATACTACCCAACCTAAAAATGAAAATATTGTTAATCTAAAAAATTTAAATCGCGAATAATACAAAATGCAATTTCAAGTCCCTCAATTTATTGATATTGAAGACAAGGTTATCGGGCCTTTGACAATAAAGCAATTCCTGTATTTACTGGCAGCAGGAGCAATCATTTTTATCCTCTATAAAATCCTGAATTTCTATGCAATAATTATTCTGGCAATACCTATTCTCGGAATCACTATTCCTCTTGCTTTTATAAAAGTCCACGGCCAGCCGTTTATAAGTATAGTTAGCAACTTCTTCAGATTTTTAAGAAAACCGGATTTCTATGTCTGGAAAAAACCAATTGGCAAAAAACCGGCTCCAGAATCAGAGGAAACGGAAAACATCAAAATTATAAAGAAAATTACGGATAAAAAGGGGCAAAATAAGCCCATAGCAAAGAATAGTTTACAGGACTTAAATTGGAAGGTTGAGACCAATAAAGAAGAAGCGTAGGAAGAATAAATAATATGCCTATAAAATTACCCAAAAACGTCTCGGGAATACAAAAATTCATCGAGGTCAAAGAAATAAAGAATGGAGTAGCAATTATGAAAGACAATAGTATAAAAGCTGTTTGCGCCTGCTCCAGTATTAATTTTGACCTCTTGAGCCAAGTAGAACAAGAAGCATTAGTTGCCCGATTTCAAGAATTTCTTAATGCCCTTGATTTCCCAATCCAGATAATCATTGCTTCCCGCCATTTCCAAATTGATGATTATTTAAATCAAGTCAAAGAACTTGAGAAAATACAAACCAATGAACTCCTAAGAATCCAGACCAATGAATATATCAATTTTGTCCAGAGCTTTGTTGAATTCGCAAATATAATGAGTAAGTCGTTTTATGTTATCGTCCCTTTCAGCGTTATGGAGTCCAGGCAGGAAGGATTTTTTGAAAAAGTAAAAAACATAATTTCCAGCGCAAAATCTTCAAAACAAAAATTTGAAACGGAAAAATTCAACCAATACAAAACCCAGCTTGAACAAAGAGTAAATATGGTTGTAGATGGATTACGGGGTCTCGGCATAAAAACCATTCCTTTAAATGATGAGCAATTAACCCAGCTTTATTTTGAATTTTATAATGTAGAAAGATAAATGTTATGAGTTTATTCGGAAAGAAAAAATTAGCAATTGAAGAAATTTCGGAAATAGAAGAAACAGCTGAAATTGAAGCGAGTTTGGCTGATACGATTGCGCCTTCCGCTCTTCAGATTACTTCTAATTACATCCAAATCGGCGAAAGATTCGCCCGCACATTTTTCATCATCACTTATCCCAGATTTTTGACTGTTAATTGGCTTTCGCCGATAATAAATCTGGACAGAGTGCTGAATGTTTCAATGTTTATCCATCCTACTGATACAGGAATAATCCTTAAAAAACTAAAAAGAAAAATAACACAAATAGAATCGCAGGTAAATATGGAGCAGGAACAAGGCAAAATAAGAAAT
Proteins encoded in this window:
- a CDS encoding PrgI family protein, encoding MQFQVPQFIDIEDKVIGPLTIKQFLYLLAAGAIIFILYKILNFYAIIILAIPILGITIPLAFIKVHGQPFISIVSNFFRFLRKPDFYVWKKPIGKKPAPESEETENIKIIKKITDKKGQNKPIAKNSLQDLNWKVETNKEEA